One Rosa chinensis cultivar Old Blush chromosome 5, RchiOBHm-V2, whole genome shotgun sequence genomic region harbors:
- the LOC112202940 gene encoding coiled-coil domain-containing protein 12, with protein sequence MAGQEDSIEVVAATRKEMIRALRAAQELSNTPDEDSAHINNNTDDDNDASEETNMSVKFRNYFPRDKKLMEGKLKIGPILKFDDPIAAVVPFPSEKKKDPFKDLVPKPPHFELQRDVQKRLDKLERRTQKALCKIMEQERLKQENEGGINGLS encoded by the coding sequence ATGGCAGGTCAAGAGGACTCCATTGAAGTAGTTGCTGCGACACGAAAAGAGATGATAAGAGCCCTTAGAGCTGCACAGGAACTGTCAAACACTCCGGATGAGGACTCTGCTCATATTAACAATAACACTGACGATGACAACGACGCTAGTGAAGAAACTAATATGAGTGTGAAGTTCCGAAATTATTTCCCTCGTGATAAGAAGCTTATGGAAGGAAAGCTTAAAATTGGTCCAATATTGAAGTTTGATGACCCTATTGCTGCAGTAGTGCCTTTTCCATCAGAGAAGAAAAAGGACCCGTTCAAGGATCTTGTTCCCAAACCACCACACTTTGAACTTCAAAGGGATGTGCAGAAGAGGCTTGATAAGCTTGAAAGGCGAACGCAGAAGGCGTTGTGTAAAATTATGGAGCAAGAAAGGCTGAAGCAAGAGAATGAAGGTGGCATAAATGGTCTAAGCTAG
- the LOC112166608 gene encoding uncharacterized protein LOC112166608, with the protein MGEEEQSSSQGKETDQPSAAGESSLRQAIQSISSLISLTYSIKIFAGKWKAITAKLEELNSGLAAVENSDGDENPVLAGVLSKTLATINECHDLARRCVDLSYSGKLLMQSDLDKLAAKLDLHAGSLSEIYNAGVLTHRFAIVVSRPGNGACRDDMRFYVRDLMTRMKVGDAEMKRQALENLYESIVEDDKYVKVVVEQSEVVGLLIGFLDSNEVGIQDGSAKIVALVAGFGLCKGVLIGAGVIAPLIRVLESGSESGKEGAARSLQRLTENGDNGWSISAHGGVTALLKLCECGESSGGLVGSACGVLKNLVGVEEIKRFMVEEGAVGTFIGLVRSKEEGLQINAIAFLQNIASGDEGIRNLVIKEGGIGALLRVSEPRSDCSCKVREIALRAIENLCFCCSRSVSVLIKYGFVDQLMYFLRNGEVSSQELALKVAIRLCEASEEAKKAMGDANFMTELVKFLDSKSFEVREMAAEALSSMVLNPKNRKRFVQDDRNIRLLLQRFDPDQLGNAGNKKFLFSILMSLTSCNSGRRKIAHSGYLKNIEKLAEAEVSDAKRLVKKLSTNRFRSMLSGIWHS; encoded by the coding sequence ATGGGGGAAGAAGAGCAGAGCAGTAGTCAAGGCAAAGAAACAGACCAACCCTCCGCCGCCGGAGAATCAAGTCTCCGGCAAGCCATTCAGTCCATCTCCTCCCTCATATCCCTCACCTACTCCATCAAAATCTTCGCCGGAAAATGGAAAGCGATTACAGCCAAGCTCGAAGAGCTCAACTCCGGCCTCGCCGCCGTCGAAAACTCCGACGGAGATGAAAACCCAGTTCTCGCCGGCGTTCTGTCGAAGACGTTAGCTACCATTAACGAGTGCCACGATCTTGCTCGGCGCTGCGTCGATCTTTCCTACTCCGGCAAGCTTCTGATGCAGAGCGACCTGGACAAGCTCGCCGCGAAGCTCGATCTCCACGCCGGAAGCCTCTCGGAAATCTACAACGCAGGCGTGCTGACTCACCGCTTCGCCATCGTGGTCTCGAGACCCGGGAACGGGGCTTGCAGAGACGACATGAGGTTTTACGTGAGGGACTTGATGACGAGAATGAAGGTTGGTGACGCAGAGATGAAGCGCCAAGCTTTGGAGAATTTGTATGAGTCGATTGTGGAAGACGACAAGTATGTAAAGGTGGTCGTGGAGCAGAGTGAGGTTGTGGGTTTGTTGATTGGTTTTCTTGATTCGAATGAGGTGGGAATCCAAGATGGGTCGGCGAAGATCGTGGCTTTGGTTGCTGGGTTTGGATTGTGTAAGGGAGTTTTGATCGGAGCCGGAGTTATTGCGCCGTTGATAAGGGTTTTGGAGAGTGGAAGTGAAAGTGGGAAAGAAGGAGCTGCGAGAAGTTTGCAGAGGTTAACTGAGAATGGGGATAATGGGTGGTCTATTTCAGCTCATGGAGGAGTCACAGCTCTGCTTAAGTTATGTGAATGTGGGGAGAGCTCAGGCGGGTTGGTTGGTTCAGCTTGTGGGGTGCTTAAGAATCTTGTGGGGGTGGAAGAGATAAAGAGGTTCATGGTTGAAGAAGGAGCTGTAGGGACTTTTATTGGGCTTGTGAGGTCTAAAGAGGAAGGGTTGCAGATAAATGCAATTGCGTTTCTGCAGAATATAGCTTCTGGGGATGAAGGGATTCGGAATTTGGTGATTAAGGAGGGTGGGATTGGAGCATTGCTTCGCGTTTCGGAGCCAAGATCGGATTGTTCGTGCAAAGTGAGGGAGATTGCGTTGAGGGCAATTGagaatttgtgtttttgttgcaGTAGGAGTGTTAGTGTTTTGATCAAGTATGGGTTTGTGGATCAGCTTATGTATTTTTTGAGAAATGGGGAGGTTTCGAGTCAGGAATTGGCGTTGAAAGTGGCGATTAGGCTTTGTGAAGCATCAGAGGAAGCCAAGAAGGCAATGGGGGATGCAAATTTCATGACAGAGCTGGTTAAGTTTCTTGATTCCAAGTCATTTGAGGTTAGGGAAATGGCGGCCGAGGCACTCTCCAGCATGGTTTTGAACCCCAAAAATCGAAAACGTTTCGTGCAGGATGATCGGAACATACGCCTTCTCCTGCAGCGGTTTGATCCAGACCAGCTAGGAAATGCAGGTAACAAGAAGTTCTTGTTCTCCATTTTAATGTCATTGACAAGTTGCAACAGTGGGAGAAGGAAAATTGCCCATTCTGGGTACTTGAAAAACATTGAGAAACTTGCAGAAGCAGAAGTTTCTGATGCCAAGAGACTTGTCAAGAAGTTATCCACAAACAGATTTCGAAGTATGTTAAGTGGAATCTGGCATTCTTGA